The Mustelus asterias chromosome 18, sMusAst1.hap1.1, whole genome shotgun sequence genome has a window encoding:
- the LOC144507143 gene encoding guanine nucleotide-binding protein G(I)/G(S)/G(O) subunit gamma-2, protein MASNNTAGIAHARKMVEQLKMETNIDRIKVSKAAADLMAYCEAHSKEDPLLTPVPASENPFREKKFFCAIL, encoded by the exons ATGGCTAGCAACAACACAGCAGGCATAGCACACGCCAGGAAGATGGTGGAACAGCTGAAAATGGAAACCAACATTGACAGAATAAAG gtgtccaaagcagcagcagaTTTGATGGCCTACTGCGAAGCTCATTCTAAAGAAGATCCTTTACTGACACCGGTTCCTGCGTCAGAAAATCCCTTCAGGGAGAAGAAGTTCTTCTGCGCCATCCTGTAA